One part of the Arabidopsis thaliana chromosome 4, partial sequence genome encodes these proteins:
- the ATS2 gene encoding Phospholipid/glycerol acyltransferase family protein (ATS2; FUNCTIONS IN: 1-acylglycerol-3-phosphate O-acyltransferase activity, acyltransferase activity; INVOLVED IN: metabolic process, phosphatidylglycerol biosynthetic process, embryo development ending in seed dormancy; LOCATED IN: chloroplast, chloroplast envelope; EXPRESSED IN: 22 plant structures; EXPRESSED DURING: 13 growth stages; CONTAINS InterPro DOMAIN/s: Phospholipid/glycerol acyltransferase (InterPro:IPR002123), 1-acyl-sn-glycerol-3-phosphate acyltransferase (InterPro:IPR004552); BEST Arabidopsis thaliana protein match is: Phospholipid/glycerol acyltransferase family protein (TAIR:AT3G05510.1); Has 12571 Blast hits to 12571 proteins in 2517 species: Archae - 0; Bacteria - 9130; Metazoa - 376; Fungi - 153; Plants - 151; Viruses - 0; Other Eukaryotes - 2761 (source: NCBI BLink).) — translation MDVASARSISSHPSYYGKPICSSQSSLIRISRDKVCCFGRISNGMTSFTTSLHAVPSEKFMGETRRTGIQWSNRSLRHDPYRFLDKKSPRSSQLARDITVRADLSGAATPDSSFPEPEIKLSSRLRGIFFCVVAGISATFLIVLMIIGHPFVLLFDPYRRKFHHFIAKLWASISIYPFYKINIEGLENLPSSDTPAVYVSNHQSFLDIYTLLSLGKSFKFISKTGIFVIPIIGWAMSMMGVVPLKRMDPRSQVDCLKRCMELLKKGASVFFFPEGTRSKDGRLGSFKKGAFTVAAKTGVAVVPITLMGTGKIMPTGSEGILNHGNVRVIIHKPIHGSKADVLCNEARSKIAESMDL, via the exons ATGGATGTCGCTTCTGCTCGGAGCATCTCTTCACATCCTTCAT ATTATGGAAAACCGATTTGTTCATCACAATCATCGTTGATTCGG ATTTCGAGGGATAAAGTTTGTTGCTTTGGTCGCATTTCTAATGGCATGACGAGCTTTACTACTTCCCTTCATG ctGTCCCGAGTGAAAAATTTATGGGCGAAACAAGACGTACTGGCATTCAATGGTCTAACCGCTCTTTAAGACATGATCCTTACAGATTTCTTGATAAGAAATCACCTAGATCAAGTCAATTGGCAAGAGATATCACTGTGAGAGCAGATCTTTCAGGAGCTGCAACCCCTGACTCTTCTTTTCCTGAACCAg AGATTAAGTTGAGCTCAAGACTCAGAGGGATATTCTTTTGTGTTGTTGCTGGCATTTCGGCTACTTTTCTCATTGTCCTGATGATTATTGGGCATCCGTTCGTCCTTCTCTTCGATCCCTATAGGAGAAAATTCCACCACTTCATTGCTAAACTTTGGGCTTCCATAAGCATTTATCCGttttacaaaatcaacatCGAGGGTTTGGAGAATCTGCCATCATCAGACACTCCTGCTGTATATGTTTCAAACCACCAAAGTTTTCTGGATATCTACACACTTCTTAGTCTTGGAAAAAGCTTTAAGTTCATCAGCAAGACAGGGATATTCGTAATTCCCATCATCGGTTGGGCCATGTCCATGATGGGTGTCGTTCCCTTGAAGCGGATGGACCCAAGAAGCCAAGTG GATTGCTTAAAACGCTGCATGGAACTTTTAAAGAAGGGAGCATCTGTGTTTTTCTTCCCAGAAGGAACACGGAGTAAGGATGGTCGGTTAGGTTCTTTCAAG AAAGGCGCATTTACAGTGGCTGCGAAGACCGGAGTTGCAGTAGTTCCAATAACGCTAATGGGAACAGGCAAAATCATGCCAACGGGTAGTGAAGGTATACTGAACCATGGGAATGTGAGAGTTATCATCCATAAACCAATACATGGAAGCAAAGCGGATGTTCTTTGCAACGAGGCCAGAAGCAAGATTGCAGAATCAATGGATCTCTAA
- the ENODL12 gene encoding early nodulin-like protein 12 (early nodulin-like protein 12 (ENODL12); FUNCTIONS IN: electron carrier activity, copper ion binding; LOCATED IN: anchored to membrane; EXPRESSED IN: 17 plant structures; EXPRESSED DURING: 11 growth stages; CONTAINS InterPro DOMAIN/s: Plastocyanin-like (InterPro:IPR003245), Cupredoxin (InterPro:IPR008972); BEST Arabidopsis thaliana protein match is: early nodulin-like protein 11 (TAIR:AT2G23990.1); Has 1418 Blast hits to 1373 proteins in 66 species: Archae - 0; Bacteria - 0; Metazoa - 0; Fungi - 0; Plants - 1418; Viruses - 0; Other Eukaryotes - 0 (source: NCBI BLink).): MGIIVPVLTLVFLLFAKVSHGASNPRVILVGGSVGSWKVPDSPNNTLNHWAENNRFKVGDFIVWKYDMKVDSVLQVTKEDYESCNTANPLKQYNDGNTKVALDKSGPYFFISGAPGNCAKGEKITLVVLAERKSGGGSSSGDAPKVSPVSPTAQTPAPAPGPAAAHNAAVGLKVASGWFLTAVVVGLAMA; this comes from the exons atgGGAATCATAGTTCCAGTTTTGACCCTTGTCTTCCTCTTGTTTGCTAAAGTGAGCCATGGTGCCTCCAATCCTAGGGTGATTCTAGTTGGTGGATCTGTGGGATCATGGAAGGTTCCTGATTCTCCTAACAACACTCTCAATCACTGGGCCGAGAACAACCGTTTCAAAGTCGGCGACTTCATCG TGTGGAAGTACGACATGAAAGTAGATTCGGTACTACAAGTGACAAAAGAAGATTACGAGAGCTGTAACACAGCAAATCCCTTGAAGCAATACAATGATGGAAACACTAAGGTTGCGCTTGACAAATCTGGCCCTTACTTCTTCATTAGTGGTGCTCCTGGTAACTGCGCTAAAGGCGAAAAGATTACCCTTGTTGTTTTGGCTGAACGCAAATCCGGTGGTGGCAGCAGCAGCGGTGACGCTCCTAAGGTTTCTCCTGTTAGTCCTACGGCTCAAACTCCAGCTCCAGCTCCCGGTCCAGCTGCAGCCCATAACGCTGCGGTGGGGTTGAAGGTTGCAAGCGGTTGGTTCTTGACCGCAGTCGTGGTTGGTTTGGCTATGGCTTAG